One region of Xylanimonas ulmi genomic DNA includes:
- a CDS encoding PP2C family protein-serine/threonine phosphatase produces the protein MRGQEHCGVVLRWGVMTDTGRRRALNEDHFVASAPVFAVADGMGGQDAGDLASAAAVAALGALGGLTAVSQADVEDVLGRAHAAVRRIETQPGREAGTTVTGAVVVPGPIGPQWLVVNVGDSRTYLQAQGRLERLTVDHSEVQEMVDAGVITRAQARTHPRRHVITRALGAPAAPRADFWWLPVEADDRLLVCSDGLTSELDDVEIADILRAEADPQAAARALVAAALAAGGRDNITAVVVDALEVAGAVDDCDDDTRPRPAGAVSGGGR, from the coding sequence ATGAGAGGCCAGGAGCACTGCGGCGTCGTGCTGCGGTGGGGTGTCATGACCGACACGGGGCGGCGCCGCGCGCTCAACGAGGACCACTTCGTCGCCTCGGCGCCGGTCTTCGCGGTCGCCGACGGCATGGGCGGCCAGGACGCGGGCGACCTGGCGAGCGCAGCCGCTGTCGCGGCCCTCGGCGCGCTCGGCGGGCTGACCGCGGTGTCGCAGGCCGACGTCGAGGACGTGCTCGGCCGGGCGCACGCCGCGGTGCGACGGATCGAGACCCAACCCGGCCGCGAGGCGGGGACGACGGTGACGGGCGCCGTCGTCGTGCCAGGGCCGATCGGGCCGCAGTGGTTGGTGGTCAACGTGGGCGACTCGCGCACCTATCTGCAGGCGCAGGGCAGGCTGGAACGGTTGACCGTGGACCACTCGGAGGTGCAGGAGATGGTCGACGCCGGCGTCATCACCCGCGCACAGGCGCGCACGCATCCGCGCCGCCACGTGATCACGCGCGCCCTCGGTGCGCCCGCCGCGCCGCGCGCCGACTTCTGGTGGCTTCCCGTCGAGGCGGACGACCGGCTGCTCGTGTGCTCGGACGGCTTGACGAGCGAGCTCGACGACGTCGAGATCGCCGACATCCTGAGGGCCGAGGCCGATCCTCAGGCGGCGGCGCGCGCGCTGGTCGCCGCCGCGTTGGCGGCCGGAGGGCGCGACAACATCACCGCCGTCGTCGTGGACGCCCTGGAGGTGGCGGGCGCGGTGGACGACTGCGACGACGACACGCGGCCCCGACCAGCGGGCGCCGTGTCGGGAGGTGGCCGGTGA
- a CDS encoding WXG100 family type VII secretion target translates to MSNLNVTYAELDATANQLQQGQGDLEQILGHLQQLVANLVSSGFVTDAASGAFQQSYDDFTTGAKQTVAGLEGMAQFLKTSAQTLSDVDAQLAQGIRG, encoded by the coding sequence ATGTCCAACCTGAACGTGACTTACGCCGAGCTCGACGCCACCGCCAACCAGCTGCAGCAGGGCCAGGGCGACCTCGAGCAGATCCTCGGGCACCTGCAGCAGCTCGTCGCCAACCTCGTGTCCTCGGGCTTCGTCACGGACGCGGCGTCGGGCGCGTTCCAGCAGTCGTACGACGACTTCACGACGGGCGCCAAGCAGACCGTCGCCGGCCTCGAGGGCATGGCGCAGTTCCTGAAGACCAGCGCCCAGACGCTGTCCGACGTCGACGCGCAGCTCGCCCAGGGCATCCGCGGCTGA
- a CDS encoding FtsK/SpoIIIE domain-containing protein encodes MHLKATLHRADGTCDDIVVTADAGATIGEIAQTLARVDPRGGHGDPAAPRTLEARLPGQDAAVRLPPEAALGEAWIGSGADVAVVDTALPAFSRAGAGGARAVLRVEGGDVVALPEGSYVVGRAPECDVVLTDPLVSKRHLRVDVGDQVDVVDLGSANGTLVDGVPMPRLRVDRSQRVLVGDTVLVVERRGDGERLSGVAPKAGPVAFTRSPRVEERYAGQEFEAPEAPDEPEPREFPVLLLIAPILLGIAMFLVMKRPTALLMVAMSPVMMAMNYLTQGRQGRKRVERQVKRFDERLRSLREALAAEREVERSVRLREAPATQHVFVEAMRHGPLLWTRRPEHWSFLNVRFGLGAMPTRNVVKTTDKGRLLKEHQDQLDAVTTAYGSVDGVPVVENLYDAGALGFAGPPARVAGVLNAVLVQLTGLHAPSELVVTAAVSPVWTRPLQWLTWVPHTSSPQSPVEGLHLADSAGGASRLLAQLEELVAQRLKAGAARRRGAVDEAGAAIERGAGVGSGEESGTHSQVPAVVVVVSDDLDADRARLVQLAEQGPDAGVYLLWIASDPARLPAACRTFVDVSAARPRVGLVRLGRWADDLALEELDGAAALDFGRRLAPVFDAGALVDDATDLPRAVSLPTLLGHELFESADAVLDRWRQNQSVYDRTGAAPGRRRAGSLRAVVGSAGVDAQHLDLRAQGPHALVGGTTGSGKSEFLQAWVLGMAAEYSPDRVTFLFVDYKGGSAFADCVSLPHCVGLVTDLSPHLVLRALTSLRAELHHRERLLHRKKAKDLLELEKRGDPETPPALVIVIDEFAALAGDVPEFVDGVVDVAQRGRSLGIHLIMATQRPAGVIKDNLRANTNLRVALRMADASDSTDVVEVPDAAFVDPGIPGRGLVKTGPGRVQAFQSAYAGGWSTRAPERAKVLVSQFDFGRETRWEEPADDAASHAPEDLGPNDQQRLVARVVEAFRRGGLAAPRRPWLDSLADVYDLTLLRQRTDAELLLGVADLPERQAQQPVYFRPDQDGSLGVYGTGGAGKSTALRTLATAAGVTPRGGPAHVYGLDFASGALRMLESLPHVGAVVKGEDAERVVSLLRMLRTELDARGEAFAAVSAASITEYRQITGRHDLPRLLLLIDGFPAFRDDWEVGAGRAEWFDTVRDVMSDGRALGLHVAFTADRSGAVPTSVRSLVQRNVLLRMSDEGYLAFNAPRDVITPSSPPGRALVDGLEVQVAVVGGATTVAGQAQATERLAESMRRAGVTPAAPVRVLPQAYRAAELPATVGGRPVLGLDNLALAPLGFDPRGTIVVAGPPGSGRSNALAAMAQAVLRADPAARCYLIAQTRSPLVGQLPWADVAEGVEKVIELAKDLLAAVTDEETEPGVVVVVEGINEYLQTPADKPIQELTKAIRKSDHLLIAEAESSAWASTWPLLAEVKGSRRGLLLQPEGIDGDSILKTSLPRAAKGEFPVGRGAWVERGRHVRVQLPLVLGQ; translated from the coding sequence ATGCACCTCAAGGCCACACTGCACCGGGCCGACGGCACGTGTGACGACATCGTCGTGACCGCCGACGCCGGCGCGACCATCGGGGAGATCGCCCAGACGCTCGCGCGCGTCGACCCCCGCGGCGGGCACGGCGACCCCGCGGCGCCGCGCACGCTCGAAGCGCGGCTGCCCGGCCAGGACGCGGCGGTGCGTCTGCCGCCCGAGGCGGCGCTGGGCGAGGCGTGGATCGGCTCGGGCGCCGACGTCGCCGTCGTCGACACGGCCCTGCCCGCGTTCTCCCGCGCCGGCGCGGGCGGCGCACGCGCGGTGCTGCGCGTCGAGGGCGGCGACGTCGTCGCACTGCCCGAGGGCAGCTATGTGGTGGGCCGCGCGCCCGAGTGCGACGTCGTGCTCACCGACCCGCTCGTGTCCAAGCGGCACCTGCGCGTCGACGTGGGCGACCAGGTCGACGTCGTCGACCTGGGCTCGGCGAACGGCACCCTGGTCGACGGAGTGCCGATGCCGCGCCTGCGCGTCGACCGCTCACAGCGCGTGCTGGTCGGTGACACGGTCCTGGTGGTCGAGCGGCGCGGGGACGGCGAGCGACTCAGCGGCGTCGCGCCCAAGGCCGGACCGGTCGCGTTCACCCGCTCGCCGCGCGTCGAGGAGCGGTACGCGGGCCAGGAGTTCGAGGCGCCCGAGGCGCCCGACGAGCCGGAGCCGCGCGAGTTCCCCGTGCTGCTGCTCATCGCGCCCATCCTGCTCGGCATCGCCATGTTCCTCGTCATGAAGCGGCCGACCGCGCTGCTCATGGTCGCCATGTCGCCCGTCATGATGGCGATGAACTACCTCACGCAGGGGCGCCAGGGGCGCAAGCGGGTCGAACGGCAGGTCAAACGGTTCGACGAGCGCCTGCGGTCACTGCGCGAGGCGCTCGCGGCCGAGCGTGAGGTCGAGCGCTCGGTGCGGCTGCGCGAGGCGCCCGCGACCCAGCATGTGTTCGTCGAAGCGATGCGCCACGGTCCGCTGCTGTGGACGCGCCGCCCCGAGCACTGGAGCTTCCTCAACGTCCGTTTCGGCCTGGGCGCCATGCCCACGCGCAACGTCGTCAAGACCACCGACAAGGGCCGGCTCCTGAAGGAGCATCAGGATCAGCTCGACGCCGTCACCACCGCCTACGGCTCCGTCGACGGCGTGCCCGTGGTCGAGAACCTGTACGACGCCGGCGCGTTGGGGTTCGCGGGGCCGCCCGCGCGGGTCGCGGGGGTCCTCAACGCGGTGCTCGTGCAGCTCACCGGCCTGCACGCGCCCAGCGAGCTCGTGGTCACCGCGGCCGTGAGCCCGGTGTGGACGCGCCCGCTGCAGTGGCTCACCTGGGTGCCGCACACCTCCTCGCCGCAAAGCCCCGTCGAGGGTCTGCACCTGGCCGACTCGGCGGGCGGCGCCAGCCGCCTGCTGGCCCAGCTCGAGGAGCTCGTGGCGCAGCGGCTCAAGGCGGGCGCGGCGCGTCGCCGCGGTGCCGTCGACGAGGCGGGCGCGGCGATCGAGCGCGGCGCCGGCGTCGGGTCGGGGGAGGAGTCGGGCACGCACTCCCAGGTGCCCGCGGTCGTCGTGGTCGTCAGCGACGACCTCGACGCCGATCGTGCGCGGCTGGTGCAGCTCGCGGAGCAGGGGCCCGACGCCGGGGTGTACCTGCTGTGGATCGCCTCCGACCCCGCGCGCCTGCCCGCCGCGTGCCGCACCTTCGTCGACGTCAGCGCCGCGCGCCCCCGCGTGGGCCTCGTGCGACTGGGCCGCTGGGCCGACGACCTCGCGCTGGAGGAGCTCGACGGCGCCGCCGCGCTCGACTTCGGGCGTCGTCTGGCGCCGGTGTTCGATGCGGGCGCGCTGGTCGACGACGCGACCGACCTGCCCCGCGCGGTGTCCCTGCCCACGCTGCTGGGGCACGAGCTGTTCGAGTCGGCCGACGCCGTGCTCGACCGGTGGCGGCAGAACCAGTCGGTGTACGACCGCACGGGCGCCGCCCCGGGCCGACGCCGGGCGGGATCGCTGCGCGCCGTCGTCGGCTCGGCCGGCGTCGACGCCCAGCACCTGGACCTGCGCGCGCAGGGCCCGCACGCGCTGGTCGGCGGCACGACCGGGTCGGGCAAGTCGGAGTTCTTGCAGGCGTGGGTGCTGGGCATGGCCGCCGAGTACAGCCCTGACCGTGTCACGTTCCTGTTCGTGGACTACAAGGGCGGGTCGGCCTTCGCCGACTGCGTCAGCCTGCCGCACTGCGTGGGCCTGGTCACCGACCTGTCGCCGCATCTGGTGCTGCGGGCCCTGACGTCGCTGCGCGCCGAGCTGCACCACCGTGAGCGGCTGCTGCACCGCAAGAAGGCCAAGGACCTGCTCGAGCTCGAGAAGCGCGGCGACCCCGAGACGCCGCCCGCGCTCGTCATCGTCATCGACGAGTTCGCGGCGCTGGCGGGCGATGTGCCCGAGTTCGTCGACGGCGTCGTCGACGTCGCGCAGCGGGGCCGCTCGCTCGGCATCCACCTCATCATGGCCACGCAGCGCCCGGCGGGCGTCATCAAGGACAACCTGCGGGCCAACACCAACCTGCGTGTGGCGCTGCGCATGGCCGACGCCTCCGACTCGACTGACGTCGTCGAGGTCCCCGACGCCGCGTTCGTGGACCCCGGCATCCCCGGCCGCGGCCTGGTCAAGACCGGCCCGGGCCGGGTGCAGGCCTTCCAGTCGGCGTACGCGGGCGGATGGAGCACGCGCGCGCCCGAGCGGGCGAAGGTGCTGGTGTCCCAGTTCGACTTCGGGCGCGAGACGCGCTGGGAGGAGCCCGCCGACGACGCGGCGTCCCACGCTCCCGAGGACCTGGGGCCCAACGACCAGCAGCGGCTCGTGGCGCGCGTGGTCGAGGCGTTCCGCCGCGGCGGCCTCGCGGCGCCGCGCCGCCCGTGGCTCGACTCGCTCGCCGACGTCTACGACCTGACGTTGCTGCGCCAGCGCACCGACGCCGAACTGCTGCTGGGCGTGGCCGACCTGCCCGAGCGCCAGGCGCAGCAGCCGGTGTACTTCCGCCCGGACCAGGACGGCAGCCTGGGCGTGTACGGCACGGGCGGCGCCGGGAAGTCGACGGCGCTGCGCACCCTCGCCACGGCGGCGGGCGTCACCCCGCGCGGCGGCCCGGCGCACGTGTACGGGCTCGACTTCGCGAGCGGCGCCCTGCGCATGCTCGAGTCGTTGCCGCACGTGGGGGCCGTGGTCAAGGGCGAGGACGCCGAACGGGTCGTCTCGCTGCTGCGGATGCTGCGGACCGAGCTTGACGCCCGCGGCGAGGCGTTCGCCGCCGTCAGCGCCGCGAGCATCACCGAGTACCGCCAGATCACCGGGCGCCACGACCTGCCACGCCTGCTGCTGCTCATCGACGGGTTCCCGGCGTTCCGCGACGACTGGGAGGTGGGCGCCGGTCGCGCCGAGTGGTTCGACACGGTCCGCGACGTGATGTCCGACGGCCGCGCGCTGGGCCTGCACGTCGCGTTCACGGCCGACCGCTCCGGCGCCGTGCCGACGTCGGTGCGCTCGCTGGTGCAGCGCAACGTGCTGCTGCGGATGAGCGACGAGGGCTACCTCGCGTTCAACGCCCCGCGCGACGTCATCACGCCGTCGTCGCCGCCGGGGCGCGCGCTGGTCGACGGGCTCGAGGTGCAGGTCGCCGTCGTCGGCGGCGCGACGACGGTGGCGGGGCAGGCTCAGGCGACCGAGCGGTTGGCCGAGTCGATGCGCCGGGCCGGGGTGACGCCCGCCGCCCCGGTGCGGGTGCTGCCGCAGGCGTACCGTGCCGCCGAGCTGCCGGCCACCGTCGGCGGGCGCCCGGTGCTCGGCCTCGACAACCTGGCGCTCGCACCCCTCGGGTTCGACCCGCGCGGCACGATCGTGGTCGCGGGCCCGCCCGGCTCCGGACGCAGCAACGCGCTGGCGGCGATGGCCCAGGCGGTGCTGCGGGCCGACCCCGCGGCCCGCTGCTACCTGATCGCGCAGACCCGCTCGCCGCTGGTCGGGCAACTGCCGTGGGCCGACGTGGCCGAGGGCGTCGAGAAGGTGATCGAGCTCGCCAAGGACCTGCTGGCCGCCGTCACCGACGAGGAGACCGAGCCGGGCGTCGTCGTCGTGGTCGAGGGCATCAACGAGTACCTGCAGACGCCGGCGGACAAGCCGATCCAGGAGCTGACGAAGGCCATCCGCAAGAGCGACCACCTGCTGATCGCGGAGGCGGAGTCCTCGGCGTGGGCCTCGACGTGGCCGCTGCTGGCGGAGGTCAAGGGCTCGCGGCGCGGTCTGCTGCTCCAACCGGAGGGCATCGACGGCGACTCGATCCTCAAGACGTCGCTGCCGCGCGCCGCGAAGGGCGAGTTCCCGGTGGGCCGCGGCGCGTGGGTCGAACGCGGCAGGCATGTGCGCGTGCAGCTGCCGCTGGTGCTGGGGCAGTGA
- a CDS encoding FHA domain-containing protein codes for MARQARETAVRYAPGAGCAVVRGEVVVVLPSAPEPASMGRLWDALDPAADPGVLEALGVLTADADALTRVPPFAIAVWRGGQAHVLARGACAVAAETADGTVVTVDGAGVATWAERIVPDVVGLAVRAGGGEGLRAPADAWPLGSGVVAAGAVWLGPGRLAEPAASEPVPAVPEPVPAVPAPVRDGAPPVRVTPPVVTHVPSHVAEPQVDAGASPSPPEETYGHLWGETVLHSVEAAAVRADDDLAEAGLLGSADDVEPARLPEHTLPPEHTRPPEQTQAPDWTQAPGDLDHDGHTVLSSALAGLRAALPPQVPDVAAGAAPRPSAPQILARSCALGHANPPSRDICRVCGQALTADAALAERPLLGRMRVSTGEAVDLDRAVVVGRRPRAPRASDGADARLVTVPSPSQDISRSHVEVRLDGWHVLVCDMATTNGTTLLREGRPPHRLHPNEGVLVVDGDVVDLGDGVTLTFEEIW; via the coding sequence ATGGCGAGACAAGCGCGCGAGACGGCGGTGCGGTACGCCCCCGGGGCGGGCTGTGCGGTGGTGCGTGGTGAGGTCGTCGTGGTGCTGCCGAGCGCCCCGGAGCCCGCGTCGATGGGCCGCCTGTGGGACGCGCTCGACCCCGCGGCCGATCCCGGCGTCCTGGAGGCGTTGGGGGTGCTGACGGCCGACGCCGACGCGCTGACCCGCGTGCCGCCATTCGCGATCGCGGTGTGGCGCGGGGGACAGGCGCACGTGCTGGCGCGCGGAGCGTGCGCGGTGGCCGCCGAGACCGCCGACGGCACGGTCGTGACGGTCGACGGCGCGGGCGTGGCGACCTGGGCGGAGCGCATCGTGCCCGACGTCGTCGGCCTGGCGGTGCGCGCCGGCGGCGGCGAGGGGCTGCGCGCGCCCGCGGACGCGTGGCCGCTGGGGTCGGGAGTGGTGGCCGCGGGCGCCGTGTGGCTGGGGCCCGGGCGCCTGGCCGAGCCCGCGGCGTCGGAGCCTGTCCCGGCCGTGCCGGAGCCTGTCCCGGCCGTGCCGGCGCCCGTTCGCGACGGCGCCCCGCCCGTTCGCGTCACCCCGCCCGTGGTCACTCACGTGCCGTCGCACGTCGCGGAGCCGCAGGTCGACGCCGGCGCGTCCCCGTCGCCACCGGAGGAGACGTACGGCCACCTGTGGGGGGAGACGGTCCTGCACAGCGTCGAGGCGGCTGCGGTGCGCGCCGACGACGACCTCGCCGAGGCAGGACTGCTCGGATCAGCGGACGACGTCGAGCCCGCGCGCCTTCCCGAGCACACGCTCCCGCCAGAGCACACGCGCCCGCCCGAGCAGACGCAGGCGCCGGACTGGACCCAGGCTCCGGGCGACCTCGACCACGACGGGCACACCGTGCTGTCCTCGGCGCTCGCGGGGCTGCGCGCCGCCCTACCCCCGCAGGTCCCCGACGTGGCTGCGGGCGCCGCGCCCCGGCCCAGCGCGCCGCAGATCCTCGCGCGCTCGTGCGCCTTGGGGCACGCGAACCCGCCGTCGCGTGACATCTGCCGCGTGTGCGGTCAGGCCCTGACCGCCGACGCCGCGCTCGCCGAGCGCCCGCTGCTGGGCCGGATGCGCGTCTCGACGGGTGAGGCCGTCGACCTTGACCGGGCCGTCGTCGTCGGGCGCCGCCCACGCGCGCCGCGCGCCTCGGACGGCGCCGACGCCCGCCTCGTCACGGTGCCCAGCCCGAGCCAGGACATCTCGCGCTCGCACGTCGAGGTGCGCCTCGACGGTTGGCACGTGCTGGTGTGCGACATGGCCACGACGAACGGCACGACGCTGCTGCGCGAGGGCCGCCCGCCGCACCGCCTGCACCCGAACGAGGGTGTGCTGGTCGTCGACGGCGACGTCGTCGACCTGGGCGACGGCGTCACCCTGACGTTCGAGGAGATCTGGTGA
- a CDS encoding serine/threonine-protein kinase, translating to MSKRPPSPPPRIDGFEYVEHIGSGGFSDVFLYEQRRPRRRVAVKVLLAERSSAQRAAFDAEADLMAALSTHPSIVTMYEAGIAAGGRPYLAMEYCPRPNLGARYRAERLSVAEALRISVQIAGAVETAHRAGILHRDIKPANILVTEYGHPALTDFGISSGLDDGRTPEGMSIPWSPCESFGDPPVSGVASDVWALAATTYTLLAGRSPFEVPGGPNGSADLIARIEHAPLAPTGRDDVPPSLERVLATAMAKRPQSRYASVLAFARALQHVQNELRLAVTPIDLLDELVAAAPQEADDDEGTRLRSVASIDPSAPPSPQALAPSVAGLEATVHRAPARPAPPALGAVVAPGPDERTTLRGDVAAPSAPARNAGPAHPAHPAHPDAPDAPAGPRGRAGRSDARTGLGVVVGALVLTLAVAGGLWAALRDPGDGAADGARADGSGQTAGGAPTVTLPQDNLGALVPPVRDLVGAVQGAEAVFTWAPPRDPVEGDRYAWALLTLTGEPEFRLIDDPTVTVPLAESGPTCVRVVVERDGRFSATPQEACTP from the coding sequence GTGAGCAAGCGCCCGCCCTCGCCGCCGCCCCGCATCGACGGGTTCGAGTACGTCGAGCACATCGGCTCGGGCGGGTTCTCCGACGTCTTCCTGTACGAGCAGCGCCGCCCGCGACGGCGCGTGGCGGTCAAGGTGCTGCTCGCCGAGCGGTCGTCGGCGCAGCGCGCGGCGTTCGACGCCGAGGCCGACCTCATGGCGGCGCTGTCGACGCACCCGTCGATCGTCACGATGTACGAGGCGGGCATCGCCGCGGGTGGCCGCCCCTACCTCGCGATGGAGTACTGCCCGCGGCCCAACCTCGGCGCGCGCTACCGCGCAGAGCGGCTGTCGGTCGCCGAGGCGCTGCGCATCTCGGTGCAGATCGCCGGCGCCGTCGAGACGGCTCACCGGGCCGGGATCCTGCACCGCGACATCAAGCCCGCCAACATCCTGGTCACCGAGTACGGGCACCCGGCGCTCACCGACTTCGGCATCTCGTCAGGTCTCGACGACGGGCGCACCCCCGAGGGCATGTCGATCCCGTGGTCGCCGTGCGAGTCGTTCGGCGACCCACCCGTCTCGGGCGTGGCGAGTGACGTGTGGGCGCTGGCCGCGACGACGTACACGCTGCTGGCGGGGCGCTCGCCGTTCGAGGTCCCCGGGGGGCCCAACGGCAGCGCTGACCTCATCGCGCGCATCGAGCACGCGCCGCTCGCGCCCACGGGCCGCGACGACGTCCCGCCGTCGCTCGAGCGCGTCCTCGCGACAGCGATGGCCAAGCGCCCGCAGTCACGCTATGCGTCGGTGCTGGCGTTCGCCCGCGCCCTGCAGCACGTGCAGAACGAGCTGCGGCTCGCGGTGACGCCCATCGACCTGCTCGACGAGCTCGTCGCGGCCGCGCCCCAGGAGGCCGACGACGACGAGGGCACGCGGCTGCGCTCCGTCGCGTCGATCGACCCGTCCGCCCCGCCCTCGCCGCAGGCGCTGGCGCCGTCCGTGGCCGGTCTGGAGGCGACGGTGCACCGTGCGCCCGCACGCCCGGCCCCGCCCGCGCTCGGCGCCGTCGTCGCGCCCGGTCCCGACGAGCGCACGACGCTGCGCGGCGACGTCGCCGCGCCCTCCGCGCCCGCCAGGAACGCCGGGCCCGCCCATCCCGCCCATCCCGCCCATCCCGACGCGCCCGACGCCCCCGCTGGGCCCCGGGGCCGCGCGGGCCGCAGCGACGCGCGCACGGGCCTGGGCGTCGTCGTCGGCGCGCTCGTGCTCACGCTCGCGGTCGCGGGCGGGCTGTGGGCGGCCCTGCGCGACCCGGGCGACGGCGCGGCGGACGGCGCGCGCGCCGACGGCTCGGGGCAGACGGCCGGAGGGGCGCCGACCGTCACCCTGCCGCAGGACAATCTCGGAGCGCTCGTGCCGCCCGTGCGCGACCTGGTCGGCGCCGTCCAGGGCGCCGAGGCGGTCTTCACCTGGGCGCCGCCGCGTGATCCGGTCGAGGGTGACCGGTACGCGTGGGCGCTGCTGACCCTGACCGGAGAGCCCGAGTTCAGGCTCATCGACGACCCGACGGTCACCGTGCCGCTCGCCGAGAGCGGGCCCACCTGCGTGCGGGTCGTCGTCGAGCGTGACGGCCGCTTCTCCGCCACCCCGCAGGAGGCGTGCACGCCATGA
- a CDS encoding RDD family protein produces the protein MTTACPACGAPQPAEATYCPVCGLPRAPEHVAAITTEPERLGLTRVDDMAGEVGAAGAAGAVARRRYAGVGRRIAAHVIDSVALSVVVGLVLAVGAVLTLRDIDLDDREAVLAAMGVWAVGAGAVTLGLGLAMSWWEGATGAALGGRALGVRTLDAGTARPLGFGRALLRNAVIGVAGVVPVAGTLLMLLSPLFDASGRAQGWHDKAARAVVLRAARGAAAAPTTADAFGSAQGSASGIVPGAAAPATVGTAGMARTATTASAVPDPWAFPIPAAPQTPERARGLSGAQDPRADQGSSGAPDLPGAHAAPEALASAAPPSGAALTPAPTGVVTGVPPALSQPPAPNLPQTPGPPQAPDQPHVPDAPSAATPPPTPVTTSAPAPALTPVSDPAPEPHPEPPEDGWDETRLSTADVARLAAAPARQFELVLPDGSTVLVAGPTLVGRDPQSADGAWTLVPVADPQRSVSKTHAEVGVDIAGLWVADRGSTNGTVVSEPGRPPRVVEPGARARVRVGGAIHLGQVRVGVREAIR, from the coding sequence ATGACGACCGCCTGCCCCGCGTGCGGCGCGCCGCAACCCGCTGAGGCCACCTACTGCCCGGTCTGTGGGCTGCCCCGCGCGCCCGAGCACGTCGCCGCCATCACGACCGAGCCCGAGCGACTTGGGCTCACCCGCGTCGACGACATGGCGGGCGAGGTGGGCGCCGCGGGCGCGGCGGGCGCGGTCGCCAGGCGCCGGTATGCCGGAGTCGGCCGCCGGATCGCGGCGCACGTGATCGACTCGGTCGCCCTGTCGGTGGTGGTCGGGCTGGTGTTGGCCGTGGGCGCGGTGCTGACGCTCAGAGACATCGACCTGGACGACAGGGAGGCGGTCCTCGCGGCGATGGGGGTCTGGGCCGTGGGCGCGGGCGCGGTGACCCTGGGGCTCGGGCTCGCGATGTCGTGGTGGGAGGGCGCGACCGGCGCCGCCCTTGGTGGGCGGGCGCTGGGCGTGCGCACGCTTGACGCGGGCACCGCGCGGCCCCTCGGCTTCGGGCGCGCGCTGCTGCGCAACGCCGTCATCGGGGTCGCCGGCGTCGTGCCGGTGGCCGGGACCCTCCTGATGCTGCTCAGTCCGCTGTTCGACGCGAGCGGGCGGGCGCAGGGCTGGCATGACAAGGCCGCGCGCGCCGTCGTGCTGCGAGCCGCGCGTGGAGCGGCGGCTGCGCCGACAACGGCCGACGCCTTCGGATCTGCGCAGGGCTCCGCGTCGGGCATCGTGCCGGGCGCCGCGGCGCCCGCGACCGTGGGGACCGCAGGCATGGCGCGCACGGCGACGACCGCGAGCGCCGTTCCCGATCCCTGGGCGTTCCCCATCCCGGCCGCGCCCCAGACTCCTGAAAGGGCGCGAGGCCTGTCGGGGGCGCAGGACCCGCGAGCCGATCAGGGCTCGTCTGGCGCTCCGGACCTGCCAGGCGCGCACGCCGCGCCGGAGGCTCTCGCGAGCGCGGCGCCGCCGTCCGGCGCGGCGCTCACACCCGCGCCGACCGGTGTCGTCACCGGCGTGCCACCGGCGCTGAGCCAGCCGCCCGCGCCCAACCTGCCGCAGACGCCGGGCCCGCCGCAGGCGCCCGACCAGCCGCACGTGCCCGACGCTCCCAGCGCCGCCACCCCGCCGCCCACTCCCGTGACCACCTCGGCTCCCGCGCCGGCGCTCACCCCCGTCTCCGACCCGGCCCCTGAGCCGCACCCGGAGCCTCCCGAGGACGGCTGGGACGAGACACGGCTGTCGACCGCCGACGTCGCCCGGCTCGCGGCGGCTCCCGCGCGGCAGTTTGAGCTCGTGCTGCCCGACGGCTCGACCGTGCTGGTGGCGGGCCCCACGCTGGTGGGCCGCGACCCGCAGTCCGCGGACGGCGCGTGGACGCTCGTTCCGGTCGCCGACCCGCAGCGGTCGGTGTCCAAGACGCACGCCGAGGTCGGCGTCGACATCGCAGGTCTGTGGGTCGCGGACCGGGGGTCGACCAACGGCACCGTCGTGTCGGAGCCGGGGCGCCCGCCCCGTGTGGTCGAGCCGGGCGCCCGCGCCCGCGTGCGGGTGGGCGGGGCGATCCATCTGGGACAGGTGCGCGTCGGGGTGCGGGAGGCGATCCGATGA